The Chanos chanos chromosome 16, fChaCha1.1, whole genome shotgun sequence genome has a window encoding:
- the sox10 gene encoding transcription factor SOX-10, translating into MSPGVSEDGHSMSPGHSSGVAGGGDSPVPGQQTQMSGVGEEAGGLKAGVSVKSDEDDDRFPIGIREAVSQVLNGYDWTLVPMPVRVNSGSKSKPHVKRPMNAFMVWAQAARRKLADQYPHLHNAELSKTLGKLWRLLNENDKRPFIEEAERLRKQHKKDYPEYKYQPRRRKNGKPGSGSEADAHSEGEVSHSQSHYKSLHLEVAHAGGAGSPLADGHHPHAAGQSHSPPTPPTTPKTELQAGKSGDGKREGGSASVSGSGAGKPHIDFGNVDIGEISHEVMANMEPFDVNEFDQYLPPNGHPGVGQTSGASGAGSSASPYAYGISSALAAASGHSAAWLSKQQHQPQQHHTGATSALGSDPAKAQIKSESGPGAHFSSEASHVTYTPLSLPHYSSAFPSLASRAQFADYADHQASGSYYTHSGQASSLYSAFSYMGPSQRPLYTAITDPASVPQSHSPTHWEQPVYTTLSRP; encoded by the exons ATGAGTCCAGGTGTGTCGGAGGACGGTCATTCCATGTCACCTGGCCATTCGTCGGGAGTGGCTGGGGGAGGAGATTCACCAGTGCCCGGGCAACAGACTCAGATGTCCGGTGTTGGCGAAGAGGCCGGCGGGTTGAAAGCCGGCGTGAGTGTCAAGTCGGACGAAGATGACGACCGCTTCCCAATCGGTATCCGAGAGGCGGTGAGCCAGGTGCTGAACGGCTACGACTGGACGCTCGTGCCCATGCCCGTGCGCGTGAACTCGGGCAGCAAGAGCAAGCCGCACGTGAAAAGGCCCATGAATGCCTTCATGGTTTGGGCGCAGGCCGCCAGACGGAAACTGGCCGACCAGTACCCCCACCTACACAACGCAGAACTTAGCAAAACACTGGGGAAGCTATGGAG GTTGCTGAACGAGAACGATAAAAGGCCTTTCATCGAGGAGGCCGAGCGTTTGCGGAAGCAGCATAAGAAGGACTACCCCGAGTACAAGTACCAGCCGCGACGCCGCAAGAACGGCAAACCGGGCTCCGGGTCTGAAGCTGACGCCCATTCGGAGGGTGAGGTCAGCCACAGCCAATCGCACTACAAGAGCCTCCACCTGGAAGTGGCGCACGCAGGGGGGGCGGGGTCTCCCCTGGCGGATGGGCACCACCCTCACGCTGCAG gtcagagtcacagccccccaacaccccccaccaccccaaaAACCGAACTCCAGGCGGGCAAATCCGGCGACGGCAAGCGAGAGG GAGGCTCCGCCTCTGTCTCTGGTTCTGGGGCGGGTAAACCGCACATCGACTTTGGCAACGTGGACATCGGCGAGATAAGCCACGAGGTGATGGCCAACATGGAACCCTTCGACGTCAACGAGTTCGACCAGTACCTGCCGCCCAACGGACACCCGGGCGTGGGTCAAACTTCAGGAGCGTCTGGGGCGGGCTCCTCCGCCTCCCCGTACGCGTACGGCATCTCCTCAGCGCTAGCGGCAGCTAGCGGACACTCGGCGGCGTGGCTGTCCAAACAGCAGCACCAGCCTCAACAGCACCACACGGGCGCCACCTCGGCTCTGGGGTCGGACCCAGCCAAGGCCCAGATTAAGTCAGAGAGTGGGCCTGGGGCCCATTTCTCCAGCGAGGCTTCCCACGTCACCTACACCCCGCTCAGCCTGCCTCACTACAGCTCCGCCTTCCCCTCACTGGCCTCGCGCGCTCAGTTCGCCGACTACGCCGACCACCAGGCCTCTGGCTCCTACTACACCCACTCTGGGCAAGCCTCCAGCCTCTACTCCGCCTTCTCCTACATGGGCCCCTCCCAAAGGCCCCTGTACACGGCCATCACTGACCCTGCCAGCGTGCCCCAGTCACACAGCCCGACGCACTGGGAGCAACCAGTCTACACCACCCTGTCACGCCCataa